The following coding sequences are from one Bradyrhizobium sp. WSM471 window:
- a CDS encoding sulfite:cytochrome C oxidoreductase subunit B, with translation MQRTVFLAITLALAALVGSALAAPVNYKTPDEVAAFKPGPNLEVVQGNCTACHSSDYINTQPPMKDKKGFWQAEVTKMIKVYGAPIDDADVGKIVDYLAATY, from the coding sequence ATGCAGCGCACCGTTTTCCTCGCCATCACGCTCGCCCTCGCCGCATTGGTGGGTTCGGCACTTGCAGCACCGGTCAATTACAAGACCCCCGATGAGGTCGCGGCGTTCAAGCCCGGGCCCAATCTCGAAGTGGTTCAGGGCAATTGCACGGCCTGCCACTCGTCCGACTACATCAACACGCAGCCGCCGATGAAGGACAAGAAAGGTTTCTGGCAGGCCGAGGTGACCAAGATGATCAAGGTCTATGGCGCCCCCATCGACGATGCCGATGTCGGCAAGATCGTCGATTATCTGGCCGCGACTTATTGA
- a CDS encoding CaiB/BaiF CoA-transferase family protein: MEKGIFAGLKVLDCASFIAAPAAATVLSDFGADVVKIEPPGAGDPYRNLPNIPGYPSSEHNFAWLLEARNKKSIALDLAKPEAQAVLYKLVAEADVFITNMPPPVRAKLGITYDHLAHLNDRLIYASFTGYGEKGEEANKPGFDSNAYWARSGLMDLVRADTNTTPARSVAGMGDHPCAMAFYGAIVTALYQREKTGKGSHVASNLMANGVWAASVLAQAKLCGAKFAERRPRERALNAVANHYQCKDGRWLILSLLSEEKQFPTLARCLGREDLITDPRFATKPDRHARSVELIKIFDETFATKDLAEWRKILDGNGLVFGIVGILDDIPNDKQMLDNEVLVPFENDTMLTISSPIWIDGAKKVQPRKPPGVGEHSDEILRGAGYDEAAIKQLRSQGAVG; the protein is encoded by the coding sequence ATGGAAAAGGGCATTTTTGCAGGGCTCAAGGTGCTGGATTGCGCGAGCTTCATCGCAGCACCAGCGGCCGCGACCGTGCTGTCGGATTTCGGCGCCGATGTCGTCAAGATCGAGCCGCCCGGTGCCGGCGATCCCTACCGCAACCTGCCCAACATCCCGGGCTATCCGAGCAGTGAGCACAATTTTGCCTGGCTGCTGGAAGCCCGCAACAAGAAGAGCATCGCGCTCGACCTCGCAAAGCCCGAGGCGCAGGCCGTGCTCTACAAGCTCGTGGCAGAGGCCGACGTCTTCATCACCAACATGCCGCCGCCGGTGCGCGCCAAGCTCGGCATCACCTACGACCACCTCGCCCATCTCAACGACCGGCTGATCTACGCCTCCTTCACCGGCTACGGCGAAAAGGGCGAAGAGGCCAACAAGCCCGGCTTCGACAGCAACGCCTATTGGGCGCGCTCCGGCCTGATGGACCTCGTCCGCGCCGACACCAACACGACGCCGGCCCGCTCGGTCGCCGGCATGGGCGACCATCCCTGCGCCATGGCGTTCTACGGCGCCATCGTCACCGCGCTGTACCAGCGCGAGAAGACCGGCAAGGGTTCGCATGTCGCCTCCAATTTGATGGCGAACGGCGTGTGGGCTGCGAGCGTGCTGGCGCAGGCAAAGCTCTGCGGCGCCAAGTTCGCCGAGCGGCGGCCGCGCGAACGCGCGTTGAACGCGGTCGCCAACCACTACCAGTGCAAGGACGGCCGCTGGCTGATCCTGTCGCTGCTGAGCGAGGAGAAACAGTTTCCGACGCTGGCCAGGTGTCTCGGCCGCGAAGACCTCATCACCGATCCGCGCTTCGCCACCAAACCCGATCGCCACGCCCGCTCGGTCGAGCTGATCAAGATCTTCGACGAGACCTTTGCAACCAAGGATCTCGCCGAATGGCGCAAGATCCTCGACGGCAACGGGTTGGTGTTCGGCATCGTCGGCATCCTCGACGACATCCCGAACGACAAGCAGATGCTCGATAACGAAGTGCTGGTGCCGTTCGAGAACGACACCATGCTCACCATCTCCAGCCCGATCTGGATCGACGGCGCCAAGAAAGTGCAGCCGCGCAAGCCCCCCGGCGTCGGCGAGCACAGTGACGAGATCTTGCGTGGCGCGGGATACGACGAGGCCGCGATCAAGCAGCTGCGGTCGCAGGGGGCGGTGGGGTAA
- a CDS encoding molybdopterin-dependent oxidoreductase gives MFDRRDLLKGAGFAAAAAAMSPTKALALDTVTLPFANGERPLVKYPQKRPMIGLTSRPPQLETPFAVFNDGPITPNNAFFVRYHLSDLPYNIDPDKFTLEVKGKVDKPLKLSLKDIRKMKATEIVAVNQCSGNSRGFLDPRVAGGQLANGAMGNARWRGVPLKAVLAMAGVQSGAKQVTFNGMDGPVSDKTPDFVKALDIDHASDGEVMLAYGMNGEDLPFLNGFPLRLIVPGYYGTYWVKHLNEITVVDNVYDGFWMKSAYRIPDTPNNAIEPGTAPKATIPINRFTIRSFITSVPDGAKLKAGGTTLRGIAFDGGKGIKEVAVSTDGGKTWTGAKLGKDLGKYSFREWTLPVKLAAGSHELKVRATGNGGETQPDTPRWNPAGYLRNVVETVRVTVA, from the coding sequence ATGTTCGATCGACGCGACCTGCTCAAAGGAGCGGGCTTTGCTGCTGCTGCGGCTGCAATGAGCCCGACCAAAGCGCTGGCACTCGACACCGTCACCCTGCCCTTCGCCAATGGCGAACGTCCCTTGGTGAAATATCCGCAGAAGCGGCCGATGATCGGCCTGACCAGCCGCCCGCCGCAGCTCGAGACGCCGTTCGCGGTGTTCAACGACGGCCCGATCACGCCGAATAACGCGTTCTTCGTGCGCTATCACCTTTCCGACCTGCCCTACAACATCGACCCCGACAAGTTCACGCTCGAGGTCAAGGGCAAGGTCGACAAGCCGCTGAAGCTGTCGCTGAAGGACATAAGGAAGATGAAGGCGACCGAGATCGTCGCCGTCAACCAGTGCTCCGGCAACAGCCGCGGCTTCCTGGATCCGCGCGTCGCCGGCGGCCAGCTCGCCAACGGCGCGATGGGCAATGCGCGCTGGCGCGGCGTACCGTTGAAGGCCGTGCTGGCGATGGCGGGCGTGCAGAGCGGCGCCAAGCAAGTCACCTTCAACGGCATGGACGGTCCGGTCAGCGACAAGACGCCCGATTTCGTCAAGGCGCTCGATATCGATCATGCCAGCGACGGCGAGGTGATGCTGGCCTATGGCATGAACGGCGAGGACCTGCCGTTCCTCAACGGCTTTCCGCTCCGCCTGATCGTGCCCGGCTATTACGGCACCTACTGGGTCAAGCACCTCAACGAGATCACCGTCGTCGACAATGTCTATGACGGCTTCTGGATGAAGTCGGCCTATCGTATTCCGGACACGCCGAACAATGCGATCGAGCCGGGCACCGCGCCGAAGGCGACGATCCCGATCAACCGCTTCACCATCCGTTCCTTCATCACCAGCGTTCCCGACGGAGCCAAGCTGAAAGCAGGCGGCACCACGCTGCGCGGCATCGCCTTCGACGGCGGCAAGGGCATCAAGGAGGTCGCGGTCTCCACTGACGGCGGCAAGACCTGGACCGGCGCCAAGCTCGGCAAGGATCTCGGCAAATACTCATTCCGCGAATGGACGCTGCCGGTGAAGCTCGCGGCGGGCTCCCACGAGCTCAAGGTGCGCGCCACCGGCAATGGCGGCGAAACCCAGCCGGATACGCCGCGCTGGAATCCGGCGGGTTACTTGCGCAACGTCGTCGAAACCGTCCGCGTCACCGTGGCTTGA
- a CDS encoding cold-shock protein: protein MAKGTVKWFNPTKGYGFIQPASGGKDVFVHISAVQKAGLSSLNEGQTVEYEEIANRGKSSAENLKV from the coding sequence ATGGCTAAAGGTACGGTCAAGTGGTTCAACCCGACGAAGGGTTATGGATTTATCCAGCCTGCGTCGGGCGGCAAGGATGTGTTCGTGCATATCTCGGCAGTGCAGAAAGCCGGTCTGTCGTCCCTGAACGAAGGACAGACGGTGGAGTATGAAGAGATCGCAAACCGAGGCAAAAGCTCCGCAGAGAACCTCAAAGTATAA
- a CDS encoding adenylate/guanylate cyclase domain-containing protein, whose amino-acid sequence MAATASTRFSELSRAISLRQVRLVCGVILFAYVVSHFLNHALGNISVDAMEIGVTYHTLFWQFLPVAIVFYTAALTHMGLGIYALYQRRQFRWRTVEPLQLVLGLSIPALVMAHVIGVRLGQTLYGHQKLYPQELYLFFVASNRIWTMTVLLLIAWVHGCIGIYFWLRLKPFFTRAAPYLLAAAVLIPTLSLLGVYQGGRSVEVEADDGEWRTHNLTRRQVGTAAEATTLDRITGGLTAGYLGLLALALAARGVRALRERRGGMIALSYGNGKTVRVPKGLSVLEASLRHNVPHASVCGGRARCSTCRIRIIGDHGALPEPSQREAFVLTRVGTSDPSIRLACQLRPTSDLSFFQLFTAHTLTASSQASTPARIGQERYLVSLFVDMRGSTQLAEKRLPFDTVFIVNRFLGAVSQAVIENGGQPNQFVGDGMLALFGLSADPQEACRQALKAAAGIAVHIDELNELLSHDLRQPIRFGIGIHGGEVIIGDIGYRDHIVFTALGDAVNVAARLQDMTKTLACEAVVSEEVRRTAGLAEDALPQQEVPIRGRDEPMAVRVVADARELSALVDHGERVAA is encoded by the coding sequence ATGGCCGCAACCGCATCCACCCGATTTTCCGAGCTTTCCCGCGCCATCAGCTTGCGCCAGGTGCGGCTGGTCTGCGGCGTCATCCTGTTCGCCTATGTGGTCAGCCATTTCCTCAACCATGCACTCGGCAACATCTCGGTCGATGCCATGGAGATCGGGGTCACCTACCACACGCTGTTCTGGCAGTTCCTGCCGGTTGCGATCGTGTTCTACACGGCGGCGCTGACGCATATGGGGCTCGGCATCTATGCACTGTATCAGCGCCGGCAGTTCCGCTGGCGGACGGTCGAGCCGCTGCAGCTCGTGCTGGGCTTGAGCATCCCCGCGCTGGTCATGGCGCATGTGATCGGGGTGCGGCTCGGCCAGACGCTTTACGGACACCAGAAACTCTATCCGCAGGAACTCTATCTGTTCTTCGTCGCGTCGAACCGTATCTGGACCATGACGGTCCTGCTTCTCATCGCCTGGGTGCACGGCTGCATCGGCATCTATTTCTGGCTTCGCCTCAAACCGTTCTTCACGCGCGCGGCGCCCTATCTGCTCGCGGCGGCCGTGCTGATCCCGACGCTGTCGCTGCTGGGTGTCTACCAGGGTGGCCGCAGCGTCGAGGTCGAGGCCGACGACGGGGAATGGCGGACGCACAATCTCACGCGCCGCCAGGTCGGCACGGCGGCCGAGGCCACGACGCTCGACCGCATCACCGGCGGCCTTACCGCCGGTTATCTCGGATTGCTCGCCTTGGCGCTGGCCGCACGCGGCGTACGGGCCTTGCGCGAACGACGCGGTGGCATGATCGCGCTGTCCTACGGCAACGGCAAGACGGTGCGCGTCCCCAAGGGCCTCTCCGTGCTGGAGGCGAGCCTGCGCCACAATGTGCCGCATGCCAGCGTCTGCGGTGGCCGCGCCCGCTGCTCGACCTGCCGCATCCGCATCATCGGCGATCACGGCGCCCTGCCCGAGCCGTCGCAGCGCGAGGCGTTCGTGCTGACCCGTGTCGGCACCAGCGACCCCTCGATCAGGCTCGCCTGCCAGCTGCGGCCGACGTCGGATCTCTCCTTCTTCCAGCTCTTCACCGCGCATACCCTGACGGCGAGCTCGCAGGCCTCGACGCCCGCCAGAATCGGCCAGGAGCGCTATCTCGTCAGCCTGTTCGTGGACATGCGCGGCTCGACGCAGCTCGCCGAGAAGCGGCTGCCGTTCGACACCGTCTTCATCGTCAACCGCTTCCTCGGCGCCGTCTCGCAGGCGGTCATCGAGAATGGCGGCCAGCCAAACCAGTTCGTCGGCGACGGCATGCTGGCGCTGTTCGGACTGAGCGCCGATCCGCAAGAAGCCTGCCGGCAGGCGCTGAAGGCCGCAGCCGGCATTGCCGTGCATATCGACGAGCTCAACGAGCTCCTGAGCCACGATCTGCGCCAACCGATCCGCTTCGGCATCGGCATCCACGGCGGCGAGGTCATCATCGGCGACATCGGCTATCGCGATCACATCGTCTTCACGGCGCTGGGCGATGCCGTCAACGTCGCGGCCCGGCTCCAGGACATGACCAAGACACTGGCCTGCGAAGCGGTCGTGTCGGAGGAAGTCCGCCGCACCGCCGGCCTTGCCGAGGATGCGCTGCCACAGCAGGAGGTCCCGATCCGCGGCCGCGACGAACCGATGGCCGTGCGCGTCGTCGCGGACGCCAGGGAGCTGTCGGCGCTCGTCGACCACGGCGAACGCGTCGCGGCGTAA
- the putA gene encoding bifunctional proline dehydrogenase/L-glutamate gamma-semialdehyde dehydrogenase PutA, with the protein MPNIPPPFSAAYAPDDADIAARLLPSAHLGAPQEARIDRTATRLIEAIRKRDDRLSGSLGGVEDMLREFALSTKEGLALMVLAEALLRVPDARTADQFIEDKLGEGDFIHHETKSTAFLVNASAWALGLSARVIQPGETPDGTIGRLVKRLGAPAVRTATRQAMRLMGNHFVLGETIAQALERARPRSGERARYSFDMLGEGARTATDAKRYFDAYASAILTIGKATGNHPLPDRPGISVKLSALHPRFEAISRDRVMAELVPQLLDLAQRAKAHDLNFTVDAEEADRLELSLDVIAATLADPSLAGWDGFGLAIQAYQKRAGAVIDYVDALARAHDRKLMVRLVKGAYWDTEIKRAQERGLDGYPVFTRKAMTDLNFVACAQKLLSLRPRIFPQFATHNALSVATVLELAGANGGFEFQRLHGMGEALYEQLAKDHPEIAYRTYAPVGSHRDLLAYLVRRLLENGANSSFVAQASDYRVPVTALLQRPADAVVGPQQAAHPKIPLPCDLFAPERRNSRGVEFGARAALDRLLTEVKAERADLKPIADATPDQANAAVTAARAGFAAWDRTPAATRAAALEQAAHLLESRAPRFIALLQREGGKTLDDALSELREAADFCRYYAAQGRKLFGNDVAMRGPTGESNVLAMRGRGVFVAISPWNFPLAIFLGQVTAALMAGNSVVAKPAEQTPRIAVEAVRLLHEAGIPASALHLVTGDGRIGAALTAHPDIAGIVFTGSTEVARSINRALAAKDGPIVPLIAETGGINTMIADATALPEQVADDVVTSAFRSAGQRCSALRLLFVQEDVADRMIEMIAGAARELKIGDPSDVATHIGPVIDIEAKQRLDAHIARMKREARLHFAGTAPEGCFVAPHIFELGDAGQLTEEVFGPILHVVRYRAEHLERVLHAIERTGYGLTLGVHSRIDDTIEAIVDRVQIGNIYVNRNMIGAVVGVQPFGGNGLSGTGPKAGGPHYLARFATEQTVTINTAAAGGNAALLAGDE; encoded by the coding sequence ATGCCGAACATTCCGCCTCCCTTCTCCGCCGCCTACGCGCCCGATGATGCCGACATCGCCGCGCGCCTCTTGCCGTCTGCGCATCTCGGCGCGCCGCAGGAGGCGCGGATCGATCGCACCGCGACGCGGCTGATCGAAGCCATCCGCAAGCGGGACGACCGGCTTAGCGGCAGTCTTGGCGGTGTCGAGGACATGCTGCGGGAGTTCGCGCTCTCGACCAAGGAAGGCCTCGCCTTGATGGTGCTGGCCGAGGCGTTGCTGCGCGTGCCCGACGCGCGCACCGCCGACCAGTTCATCGAGGACAAGCTCGGCGAGGGCGACTTCATCCACCACGAGACCAAGTCCACCGCCTTCCTGGTCAACGCCTCGGCCTGGGCGCTGGGCCTCTCGGCGCGGGTGATCCAGCCCGGCGAGACGCCCGACGGCACTATCGGCCGTCTGGTGAAGCGGCTGGGCGCACCCGCCGTGCGCACCGCCACGCGCCAAGCGATGCGGCTGATGGGCAATCATTTCGTGCTGGGCGAGACCATCGCGCAGGCGCTGGAGCGGGCCCGACCGCGCTCCGGTGAGAGGGCGCGTTATTCGTTCGACATGCTTGGCGAAGGCGCGCGCACGGCCACTGACGCCAAGCGCTATTTCGACGCCTATGCCAGCGCGATTCTGACCATCGGCAAGGCGACCGGAAACCATCCCCTGCCCGACCGGCCCGGCATCTCCGTCAAGCTGTCGGCGCTGCATCCGCGCTTCGAGGCGATCAGCCGCGACCGCGTGATGGCTGAGCTGGTGCCGCAACTGCTGGACCTGGCGCAACGCGCCAAGGCCCATGACCTCAACTTCACCGTCGATGCCGAGGAAGCCGACCGGTTGGAATTGTCCCTCGACGTGATCGCGGCAACGCTCGCCGATCCCTCGCTTGCCGGTTGGGACGGATTTGGCCTCGCGATCCAGGCCTATCAGAAGCGCGCCGGCGCCGTGATCGACTATGTCGATGCGCTGGCCCGCGCGCACGATCGCAAGCTGATGGTGCGGCTGGTCAAGGGCGCCTATTGGGACACCGAGATCAAGCGCGCGCAGGAGCGCGGGCTGGACGGCTATCCCGTATTCACCCGCAAGGCGATGACCGATCTGAACTTCGTCGCCTGCGCTCAAAAGCTGTTGAGCCTGCGGCCGCGGATCTTCCCGCAATTCGCCACCCACAATGCGCTGAGCGTCGCGACCGTGCTGGAGCTTGCCGGTGCGAACGGCGGCTTCGAATTCCAGCGCCTGCATGGCATGGGCGAGGCGCTCTACGAACAGCTCGCCAAGGATCACCCCGAGATCGCCTACCGCACCTACGCCCCGGTCGGCAGCCATCGCGACCTGCTCGCTTATCTGGTGCGGCGACTGTTGGAGAACGGTGCCAACTCCTCCTTCGTGGCGCAGGCGTCCGATTACCGCGTGCCGGTTACGGCGCTGCTGCAACGTCCGGCGGATGCCGTCGTCGGGCCGCAGCAGGCGGCCCATCCTAAAATTCCACTGCCGTGCGATCTGTTCGCGCCGGAGCGGCGCAATTCGCGCGGCGTCGAATTCGGCGCGCGCGCCGCGCTCGACCGGTTACTGACGGAGGTCAAGGCCGAGAGGGCCGACCTCAAGCCGATCGCGGACGCAACGCCGGATCAGGCCAATGCGGCCGTGACGGCTGCGCGCGCGGGCTTTGCCGCCTGGGACCGGACTCCGGCAGCCACGCGCGCGGCGGCGCTGGAGCAGGCCGCGCATCTTCTGGAGAGCCGCGCGCCCCGTTTCATCGCGCTGCTGCAACGCGAGGGCGGCAAGACGCTCGACGATGCGCTGTCGGAGCTGCGCGAGGCCGCCGACTTCTGCCGCTATTACGCCGCGCAGGGCCGCAAGCTGTTCGGCAATGATGTGGCGATGCGAGGTCCGACCGGCGAAAGCAATGTGCTGGCCATGCGCGGCCGTGGCGTCTTCGTGGCGATCTCGCCCTGGAATTTTCCGCTGGCGATCTTCCTCGGCCAGGTCACGGCAGCGCTGATGGCCGGCAACAGCGTGGTGGCCAAGCCCGCGGAGCAGACCCCGCGGATCGCGGTTGAGGCGGTGCGGCTGCTGCACGAGGCCGGCATCCCCGCGAGCGCGCTGCACCTCGTCACCGGCGACGGCCGCATCGGCGCCGCGCTGACCGCGCATCCCGATATCGCCGGAATCGTCTTCACCGGCTCGACCGAAGTCGCGCGCAGTATCAACCGCGCGCTGGCAGCCAAGGACGGACCGATCGTGCCGCTGATCGCGGAGACCGGCGGCATCAACACCATGATCGCCGATGCGACCGCGTTGCCCGAGCAGGTCGCAGACGACGTCGTCACCTCGGCGTTTCGTTCCGCCGGCCAGCGCTGCTCGGCGCTGCGGCTGCTGTTCGTGCAGGAGGACGTCGCCGACCGCATGATCGAAATGATCGCGGGTGCGGCGCGCGAGTTGAAGATCGGCGACCCCAGCGACGTCGCGACCCATATCGGTCCGGTGATCGATATCGAGGCCAAGCAGCGCCTCGATGCGCACATCGCACGAATGAAGAGAGAGGCACGGCTGCACTTTGCCGGCACCGCGCCGGAGGGCTGCTTCGTCGCGCCGCATATTTTCGAGCTTGGGGATGCCGGCCAGCTGACCGAGGAGGTGTTCGGCCCGATTCTCCACGTCGTGCGCTATCGTGCGGAACATCTCGAACGCGTCCTGCATGCTATCGAGCGCACCGGCTACGGGCTGACACTCGGTGTCCATTCCCGCATCGACGATACGATCGAGGCGATCGTCGACCGCGTTCAGATCGGCAACATCTACGTCAACCGCAACATGATCGGCGCCGTGGTCGGCGTGCAGCCGTTCGGCGGCAACGGCCTGTCCGGAACCGGCCCGAAAGCCGGCGGCCCGCACTACCTCGCGCGCTTTGCGACCGAGCAGACCGTGACGATCAACACCGCAGCAGCCGGCGGCAACGCTGCCCTGCTCGCAGGAGATGAGTGA
- a CDS encoding Lrp/AsnC ligand binding domain-containing protein: MELDRTDRKILSILQQDGRIANVELAERIGLSPTSIGERLKRLQREGFIEGYGARLNPHRLGLGLLVFVEVLLDKTTPDNFERFARAVKLAPEVLECHMVAGGFDYLVKARLADMTAYRRFLGETLLSMPGVRETRTYAVMEEIKRDAPLPVD; the protein is encoded by the coding sequence ATGGAATTAGATCGAACCGACCGGAAAATCCTCTCGATTTTGCAGCAAGACGGGCGAATCGCCAATGTCGAGCTCGCGGAGCGCATCGGGCTGTCGCCGACCTCGATCGGCGAGCGGCTGAAGCGTTTGCAGCGAGAGGGCTTCATCGAAGGCTATGGCGCGCGGCTCAACCCGCACCGGCTCGGCCTCGGGCTCCTGGTGTTCGTGGAGGTGCTGCTCGACAAGACCACGCCCGACAATTTCGAGCGTTTTGCCCGCGCGGTGAAACTCGCGCCCGAAGTGCTGGAGTGTCACATGGTTGCCGGCGGCTTCGACTATCTTGTGAAGGCGCGGCTGGCAGACATGACCGCGTATCGACGTTTCCTCGGCGAGACCTTGCTGTCGATGCCGGGCGTGCGCGAAACGCGAACCTATGCGGTGATGGAAGAGATCAAGCGCGACGCACCATTGCCGGTGGACTAA